The proteins below are encoded in one region of Macrococcus armenti:
- a CDS encoding pyruvate carboxylase has protein sequence MKTIKKLLVANRGEIAIRIFRAATELHIPTVAIYAKEDKGALHRYKADEAYLIDSTSPYLDIEQIIACAKSCGANAIHPGYGFLSENQTFAARCAEEGIIFIGPEIKHLNMFGDKVKARETAIAAGLPIVPGMNEANIESDAVKQFAQQHYPVIIKAISGGGGKGMRIVHDATELEEAIIRAQSEAEKSFGKSEVYIEKYIENPKHIEVQIIGDTHGNIVHLYERDCSVQRRHQKVVEVAPSVGLSQKLRDEICQAALHLMQQIEYVNAGTVEFLVSGEDYYFIEVNPRIQVEHTITEMVTGIDIVKAQILIAEGAALSDPRVAIPEQSHIITHGFAIQCRITTEDPLNNFMPDAGTITAYRSSGGFGVRLDAGDGFQGAEISPLYDSLLVKLSTHALTFKQAEEKMVRSLKEMRIRGIKTNLPFLLNVVSHPKFIEGDYNTGFLNEYPELFNIAVPRDRGSKTLSYIGNVTVNGFPGIKSNEKPKLASFINKFNLPDYEGTKQLLDTHGANYVADWIKRQDDVLVTDTTFRDAHQSLLATRIRTKDMLNIAHDTSHIMKNNFSLEMWGGATFDVAYNFLKEDPWDRLKQLRKRIPNVLFQMLFRASNAVGYKNYADNVIERFVAQAAEHGIDVFRIFDSLNWLDQMKVANEAVLKAGKISEGAICYTGDILNPNRSSIYTLEYYLKMAKEMEQEGFHILAIKDMAGLLKPEAAYTLISALKAEVSMPIHLHTHDTSGNGIMIYNRAIDAGVDIIDTALSTMSGLTSQPSANSLYYSLEGKKRNLRLNIEGAEHLSKYWAQVRNYYKDFESDIKSPHTEIYHHEMPGGQYSNIEQQAKSLGLGDKFEDVKAMYARVNLMFGDVVKVTPSSKVVGDMALYMVQNNLDETSVIERGETLDFPESVVSFFKGEIGQPVNGFPDTLSKVVLKGKPQMHERPGKLLEDVNFEQLKEKLSSRYSTLTEEDITSYAIYPKVFEAYKQTEAQFGNVSLLDTPTFFYGMQKNETVEIEIDNGKTLIITLLSIGHVREDGTRTLYFELNGMPRQVVIQDKKAHVSNDVMKKADRSNINHIGAQMPGTIGEIKVSVGDNVKKGDVLLITEAMKMETSVQSPVDGVVKQIHVTKGSLIQTDDLLIELEA, from the coding sequence ATGAAAACAATCAAAAAATTACTCGTTGCAAACCGTGGTGAAATTGCAATACGTATATTCAGAGCAGCGACTGAGCTGCATATTCCGACAGTCGCAATTTATGCAAAAGAAGATAAAGGGGCATTACATCGCTATAAGGCGGATGAAGCATATTTAATTGATAGTACAAGTCCATATCTGGATATTGAACAGATTATTGCTTGTGCAAAAAGTTGTGGTGCAAATGCAATCCACCCAGGATATGGTTTTTTAAGTGAAAATCAAACCTTTGCTGCTCGATGTGCTGAAGAGGGAATTATTTTTATCGGTCCTGAAATTAAACATTTGAATATGTTCGGTGATAAAGTAAAAGCGAGAGAAACAGCTATTGCTGCGGGTCTACCGATTGTACCTGGTATGAATGAAGCAAATATCGAAAGTGATGCTGTAAAACAATTTGCACAACAGCACTATCCCGTTATTATTAAAGCAATTTCTGGTGGTGGTGGAAAAGGAATGCGTATCGTTCATGATGCGACTGAACTGGAAGAGGCAATCATTCGTGCACAATCGGAAGCGGAAAAGTCATTTGGAAAAAGTGAAGTTTATATCGAGAAATATATAGAGAATCCAAAACATATTGAAGTTCAGATTATTGGTGACACGCATGGTAATATCGTTCATTTATATGAAAGGGATTGTTCTGTACAGCGTCGCCATCAAAAAGTAGTTGAAGTTGCACCTTCAGTTGGCCTATCTCAAAAACTACGTGATGAGATATGTCAGGCAGCATTACATTTAATGCAGCAGATTGAATACGTGAATGCAGGAACAGTAGAATTTCTAGTGAGCGGTGAAGATTATTATTTCATAGAAGTAAATCCACGCATACAAGTGGAACATACGATTACTGAAATGGTGACGGGTATTGATATCGTAAAAGCTCAAATATTAATTGCTGAAGGTGCAGCATTATCAGATCCACGCGTTGCAATTCCTGAGCAATCTCACATTATTACTCATGGCTTTGCAATTCAATGTCGTATTACAACTGAAGATCCATTAAATAACTTTATGCCAGATGCAGGGACTATTACTGCGTATCGCTCAAGCGGTGGATTCGGTGTTCGTCTTGATGCAGGTGATGGATTTCAAGGCGCAGAAATCTCTCCGCTTTATGATTCACTGCTCGTTAAACTTTCAACACACGCGCTTACGTTTAAGCAGGCAGAGGAGAAAATGGTGCGTTCACTGAAAGAAATGCGTATTCGCGGTATTAAAACGAACTTACCGTTTTTATTAAATGTCGTGTCACATCCTAAGTTTATTGAAGGTGATTATAATACTGGTTTCTTAAATGAATATCCTGAACTTTTTAATATCGCTGTGCCAAGAGATAGAGGTTCTAAAACGCTCTCGTATATCGGGAACGTTACTGTAAATGGTTTTCCGGGCATTAAATCGAATGAAAAACCGAAATTAGCGTCATTTATAAACAAATTTAATTTACCTGATTACGAAGGTACGAAACAGTTGCTTGATACACATGGAGCCAATTACGTTGCAGACTGGATAAAGCGACAGGATGATGTCTTAGTAACTGATACAACGTTTAGAGATGCACATCAGTCACTTCTTGCAACACGTATTCGAACGAAAGATATGCTGAATATTGCACACGATACAAGTCATATTATGAAAAACAATTTCTCTCTTGAAATGTGGGGTGGTGCAACATTTGATGTCGCATATAATTTTCTGAAGGAAGACCCATGGGATAGATTGAAACAGTTAAGAAAAAGAATTCCGAATGTGTTATTCCAGATGTTGTTCAGAGCATCCAATGCAGTAGGTTATAAAAATTATGCAGACAACGTTATTGAACGATTTGTGGCTCAAGCAGCTGAGCATGGCATCGATGTATTCAGAATTTTTGATTCTCTGAACTGGCTTGATCAGATGAAAGTCGCAAATGAAGCAGTTTTGAAAGCCGGAAAAATTTCTGAAGGTGCAATATGTTATACAGGAGATATATTAAATCCGAATCGCTCTAGTATTTACACACTTGAATATTATTTAAAAATGGCTAAAGAGATGGAGCAAGAAGGGTTTCATATATTAGCGATAAAAGATATGGCAGGCTTGCTGAAACCTGAAGCGGCTTATACTTTAATCAGCGCTTTAAAGGCAGAAGTTTCAATGCCGATTCACCTGCATACACACGACACGAGTGGCAATGGCATCATGATTTATAATAGAGCGATTGACGCAGGCGTTGATATTATTGACACTGCATTAAGTACGATGAGCGGATTGACGAGTCAGCCATCAGCGAACAGTTTATATTATAGTCTTGAAGGTAAAAAGCGCAATTTACGTTTAAATATTGAAGGCGCAGAACATTTATCTAAATATTGGGCACAAGTCAGAAACTATTACAAAGATTTTGAAAGTGACATTAAATCACCCCATACTGAAATATATCATCATGAAATGCCGGGAGGTCAATATTCAAACATTGAACAGCAGGCAAAAAGTTTAGGTTTAGGCGATAAGTTTGAAGATGTAAAAGCAATGTATGCACGCGTAAATCTCATGTTTGGTGATGTAGTGAAAGTAACACCTTCGTCAAAAGTTGTTGGAGATATGGCGCTATATATGGTGCAGAATAATCTTGATGAAACGTCTGTTATAGAAAGAGGAGAGACGCTTGATTTTCCTGAGTCAGTCGTTTCATTCTTTAAAGGCGAAATCGGGCAGCCGGTGAATGGTTTTCCTGATACATTAAGCAAAGTTGTATTGAAGGGTAAACCACAAATGCATGAACGACCAGGAAAGTTGCTAGAAGATGTTAATTTTGAACAGCTAAAAGAGAAACTCTCGTCACGATATAGTACGTTAACTGAAGAAGATATTACGAGTTATGCGATATATCCGAAAGTGTTCGAGGCATATAAACAAACAGAAGCGCAGTTTGGTAATGTGTCTTTACTAGATACGCCTACATTTTTCTATGGTATGCAAAAAAATGAAACTGTTGAAATTGAAATTGATAACGGTAAAACATTAATCATTACATTACTTAGTATCGGACATGTTCGTGAAGATGGTACGAGAACACTGTACTTCGAACTCAATGGTATGCCAAGACAAGTTGTAATCCAGGATAAAAAAGCACATGTTTCAAATGATGTGATGAAAAAAGCCGATCGCAGCAATATAAATCATATCGGTGCACAGATGCCTGGAACTATTGGTGAAATAAAAGTTTCTGTTGGCGACAATGTAAAAAAAGGTGATGTGTTATTAATTACAGAAGCGATGAAGATGGAAACGAGTGTGCAGTCACCAGTAGATGGTGTCGTAAAACAAATACACGTAACAAAAGGTTCATTAATTCAAACTGATGACTTATTAATTGAACTTGAAGCATAA
- a CDS encoding COX15/CtaA family protein: protein MLKEKNLKWLSLFTTILMLFVQIGGALVTKTGSADGCGSSWPLCHGKFLPTYIPKETLIELAHRGVSGLALISVTWLVILSMKYIGYKKETKFLCSMSIGFIFAQALIGAAAVIWQQNGFVLALHFGISLISFSSVLLLTLLIFEVDQKFDATMLVLQPKLRRHTIGITSYIYFVIYSGALVRHEKASLACTSWPLCRNGEFSLPQNFYEWVQMSHRTLAFILFIWLTYVAFHAIRNYSQYRVIKYGYLIAFILICLQVLTGALTIFTTVNLYIALLHALFITLLFGLLCYFILLINRAK, encoded by the coding sequence TTGTTAAAGGAGAAAAATTTAAAATGGTTATCGCTATTCACCACGATTTTGATGCTATTTGTGCAAATAGGCGGTGCACTCGTTACGAAAACAGGCTCTGCTGATGGATGTGGTAGTAGCTGGCCACTTTGTCACGGCAAGTTTTTACCAACTTATATTCCGAAAGAAACATTAATCGAACTTGCACATCGTGGCGTTTCAGGACTAGCGCTGATCAGTGTGACATGGCTTGTAATTTTAAGTATGAAGTACATCGGTTACAAAAAGGAAACTAAGTTTTTATGTTCGATGAGTATCGGATTTATATTCGCACAGGCACTCATTGGAGCAGCAGCAGTGATATGGCAGCAAAATGGTTTCGTACTGGCACTTCATTTCGGTATTTCACTGATCAGCTTTAGTTCTGTTCTATTGCTTACATTATTAATATTTGAAGTGGATCAGAAATTCGACGCAACGATGCTCGTATTGCAACCAAAACTGAGACGTCATACAATCGGTATAACAAGTTATATTTACTTTGTAATCTATAGTGGTGCACTTGTAAGACACGAAAAAGCAAGTTTAGCCTGTACGAGCTGGCCACTTTGTCGTAATGGTGAATTTTCTTTACCGCAGAACTTTTATGAATGGGTACAGATGAGCCATAGAACGTTAGCATTTATTTTATTTATATGGCTGACATACGTTGCGTTTCATGCGATTAGAAACTATAGTCAGTATCGTGTAATTAAATATGGCTATCTTATTGCCTTCATTCTAATTTGTTTACAAGTATTAACTGGTGCATTAACGATATTTACGACGGTTAACTTGTATATTGCATTACTTCATGCATTATTTATTACGTTATTATTCGGTTTACTCTGCTACTTCATATTGTTAATAAACAGAGCGAAATAA
- the cyoE gene encoding heme o synthase has translation MQNEHILNGVKPIERRLTIKDVKAIIKLGLVQGNLIPAFAGAFIAIMLSGRSFLSSIPELLTMLIGTTLIMAGSCALNNYYDQDIDRIMPSKQTRPSVTGKISSNAILRLSFILMAIGEVFLFMINAEAGIIGFLGIFGYVVLYSIWSKRHLVSNTIIGSFPGAIPPLVGYAAIEPSLSKVAWMLFIIMFIWQPAHFYALAIRRSDEYALANIPMLPSVKGFKRTRVSMLFWVLLLLPTPFFMTELGTIFVVLASVLNLGWLLLAISGFKSNVKENKWAMTMFIYSLNYLMIFFVMIVVVTLIQTI, from the coding sequence ATGCAGAATGAACACATTTTAAATGGTGTTAAACCTATAGAGCGGCGTCTGACTATTAAAGATGTAAAGGCTATCATTAAACTAGGACTCGTACAAGGCAATTTAATACCAGCGTTTGCAGGTGCGTTTATAGCGATTATGTTAAGCGGACGTTCATTTTTAAGTAGTATACCTGAACTTTTAACGATGCTGATTGGCACTACACTTATTATGGCAGGAAGTTGTGCTCTGAATAACTATTACGACCAGGATATCGATCGTATTATGCCAAGTAAGCAAACGAGGCCGTCTGTTACAGGTAAGATTTCATCAAACGCAATATTGCGATTAAGTTTTATCTTAATGGCAATAGGAGAAGTTTTCCTGTTTATGATAAACGCTGAAGCCGGAATTATCGGTTTTCTCGGAATCTTTGGTTACGTTGTGCTTTACTCGATCTGGTCAAAGCGACACCTTGTTTCAAATACTATAATAGGTAGTTTTCCAGGTGCGATTCCACCACTTGTGGGTTATGCAGCTATCGAACCATCACTTAGCAAAGTGGCCTGGATGTTATTCATCATTATGTTTATATGGCAACCTGCGCATTTTTATGCACTTGCGATTAGACGCAGCGATGAATATGCACTTGCAAACATTCCGATGTTGCCATCTGTAAAAGGGTTTAAACGTACGAGAGTTTCAATGCTGTTTTGGGTATTGCTCTTATTACCGACACCATTTTTCATGACTGAACTCGGAACAATATTTGTAGTACTTGCTTCGGTATTAAATCTGGGATGGCTTTTGTTAGCGATTTCTGGATTTAAATCAAATGTTAAAGAAAATAAATGGGCAATGACAATGTTTATTTATTCTTTAAACTATTTGATGATATTTTTTGTTATGATAGTAGTAGTTACATTAATTCAAACAATTTGA